One window of the Burkholderia sp. FERM BP-3421 genome contains the following:
- a CDS encoding MipA/OmpV family protein produces MMTTPSLSRTRQARTPGARRRAAWFAACCSIGSIGPFAGAVRAQTPSPLAEWQYSAGVPLTSLLAPAPLPAWQIQAGIASNLQAAYPGASAYRARVGPSIDIRYRDLFFLSTGEGVGVNLLSGPRGRVSLSAGFDMGRRAADDLDHLNGLGNIGAAAVIKLSGDYVVSKSFPLVLRADVRRDIGGSNGWRGDLSAYMPLPGSSERFFWFAGPSVSFADARYMDTWFGVSGAQAQRSGLAPYSSHAGLRSVGFGTTAVWFFRKHWFLTVDGAIEQLTGSAAHSPVVSRPTQGVFDLSVNYRF; encoded by the coding sequence ATGATGACGACCCCAAGCTTGTCCCGCACCCGCCAGGCGCGCACGCCCGGCGCCCGACGCCGCGCGGCGTGGTTCGCCGCGTGCTGCTCGATCGGTTCGATCGGGCCGTTCGCGGGCGCGGTGCGCGCGCAAACGCCGTCGCCGCTCGCGGAATGGCAGTACTCGGCCGGCGTGCCGCTGACCAGCCTGCTCGCACCCGCGCCGCTGCCCGCCTGGCAGATCCAGGCCGGCATCGCCTCCAACCTGCAGGCCGCCTATCCGGGCGCATCGGCATACCGCGCGCGGGTCGGGCCGAGCATCGACATCCGCTATCGCGACCTGTTCTTCCTGTCGACGGGCGAAGGCGTCGGCGTGAACCTGCTGAGCGGGCCGCGCGGGCGCGTATCGCTGTCGGCGGGCTTCGACATGGGCCGGCGCGCGGCCGACGACCTCGATCACCTGAACGGGCTCGGCAACATCGGCGCGGCGGCCGTCATCAAGCTGTCGGGCGATTACGTGGTGTCGAAGTCGTTCCCGCTCGTGCTGCGCGCGGACGTGCGGCGCGACATCGGCGGCTCGAACGGCTGGCGCGGCGATCTGTCGGCCTACATGCCGCTGCCGGGCAGCAGCGAACGGTTTTTCTGGTTCGCGGGGCCGAGCGTGTCGTTCGCCGACGCGCGCTACATGGACACGTGGTTCGGCGTTTCCGGCGCGCAGGCCCAGCGCAGCGGGCTCGCGCCGTATTCGTCGCACGCGGGCCTGCGTTCGGTCGGGTTCGGCACGACGGCGGTCTGGTTCTTCCGCAAGCACTGGTTCCTGACCGTCGACGGCGCGATCGAGCAATTGACGGGCAGCGCGGCGCACAGCCCGGTCGTCTCGCGTCCGACCCAGGGCGTGTTCGATCTGTCCGTCAACTACCGGTTCTAG
- a CDS encoding PRC-barrel domain-containing protein: MHTPDQGQARIVGKGRATANGPGPDVMAANTLEGNKVYTTDGDDVGKIKHIMLDVRTGRIAYAVLSSGGLLGIGDKLLAIPWSALTLDTDRKRFLLSVSAELIRHAPGFDKDHWPAMADPQWADTLHQYYGRSPYWIAEEELDFDAPPHEASPNAAEPRGGRH; this comes from the coding sequence CGCATCGTCGGCAAGGGCCGCGCCACCGCGAACGGACCCGGCCCCGACGTGATGGCGGCCAACACCCTGGAAGGCAACAAGGTCTACACGACCGATGGCGACGATGTCGGCAAGATCAAGCACATCATGCTCGACGTCCGCACCGGACGCATCGCGTACGCGGTGCTGTCGAGCGGCGGCCTGCTCGGCATCGGCGACAAGCTGCTCGCGATACCGTGGAGCGCGCTGACGCTCGACACCGACCGCAAGCGCTTCCTGCTGTCGGTTTCCGCCGAACTGATCCGTCACGCCCCCGGCTTCGACAAGGATCACTGGCCCGCGATGGCCGACCCGCAATGGGCGGACACGCTGCACCAGTACTACGGCCGCTCGCCGTACTGGATCGCGGAAGAGGAACTCGACTTCGACGCGCCGCCTCACGAAGCCTCGCCGAACGCGGCCGAACCGCGCGGCGGACGGCATTGA
- a CDS encoding DUF3005 domain-containing protein, with the protein MRHTGTPTHAERQREVIANSPVKTPAAGRDMPDAATQAAETARARPLSPERIAAKAATGLPPIDRDARLRDAGDDPVRRAASRIVSLDNANMAATDNTVDVDGKGMEARRGASKWQANVIHSNASLDERVDTPEVGLAGFESRAGGTLPRVVARAGWRVRHEGAVTIEVPGGRRVEQVFRFERSN; encoded by the coding sequence ATGCGCCATACCGGAACCCCTACCCACGCCGAGCGGCAGCGCGAGGTCATCGCGAACAGCCCCGTGAAGACGCCGGCGGCCGGCCGCGACATGCCGGATGCGGCGACCCAGGCCGCCGAGACCGCCCGCGCGCGGCCGCTGTCGCCCGAACGCATCGCGGCCAAGGCGGCGACTGGACTGCCGCCGATCGACCGCGATGCGCGCCTGCGCGACGCGGGCGACGATCCGGTGCGCCGCGCGGCCAGCCGGATCGTGTCGCTCGACAACGCGAACATGGCCGCGACCGACAACACCGTCGACGTCGACGGCAAGGGCATGGAAGCGCGCCGTGGCGCATCGAAGTGGCAGGCCAACGTGATCCATTCCAACGCCTCGCTCGACGAGCGCGTCGACACGCCCGAGGTGGGTCTCGCCGGTTTCGAGAGCCGGGCGGGCGGAACCTTGCCGCGCGTCGTCGCGCGGGCGGGCTGGCGCGTGCGGCATGAGGGTGCGGTGACGATCGAGGTGCCCGGCGGCCGGCGTGTCGAGCAGGTGTTCCGCTTCGAACGGTCGAACTAG
- a CDS encoding RNA polymerase factor sigma-54, whose amino-acid sequence MSLSLGLQMRQHLALTPRLQQSLRLLQLSSLEFQQEWQQALDNNPFLEDTRAPDEAAKADDAAVEPDSPTRAESPDTATVHVESGRGVDAADAGHADTAPRGGRSGGEAVGLEPGEWNAPEPSLRAHLHEALRLQPLSGRDRAAAHMIVDALDDDGYLRQSLADLVRVVEPGLGLDEGDLAVALRRVQSLERPGIGARSLAECLLLQLDDLPPDTPALACARAVVQDHLECLARREMADLRRRLDCDARTLDAACALVRRLDPRPGNQYGSVRGEYVVPDVIVRQIRGDWIVMVNPDLVPCVRIHRRYAALFARERGARDSLLGQQLQEAHWLLRNARKRFDTIQRVGACIVERQRDFFRHGERALKPMILRDIAEALDLHESTVSRATGNKYMATPHGTFEFKYFFPRKLEAVGAGVGSAAAAKALIRELIADEAARAPWSDVALAKALAARGIVLARRTVTKYRQAMRIPAADLRRRMPD is encoded by the coding sequence ATGTCCTTATCGCTTGGGCTGCAGATGCGGCAGCATCTTGCGCTCACCCCCAGGCTGCAACAGTCGCTGCGTTTGCTGCAGCTTTCGTCGCTGGAGTTTCAGCAGGAGTGGCAACAGGCGCTCGACAACAACCCGTTCCTCGAAGACACCCGCGCGCCCGACGAGGCGGCGAAGGCCGACGACGCGGCCGTGGAGCCCGATTCGCCGACGCGCGCGGAATCGCCGGACACGGCAACGGTTCACGTCGAATCCGGGCGCGGCGTGGATGCGGCGGACGCCGGGCACGCGGATACCGCGCCGCGCGGCGGGCGGTCCGGCGGCGAAGCCGTCGGCCTGGAGCCCGGCGAATGGAACGCCCCCGAGCCCTCGCTGCGCGCGCATCTGCATGAGGCCTTGCGTCTGCAACCGCTGTCCGGGCGCGACCGCGCGGCCGCGCACATGATCGTCGATGCCCTCGACGACGACGGCTATCTGCGGCAGTCGCTCGCCGATCTCGTGCGCGTCGTGGAACCCGGGCTCGGGCTCGACGAAGGCGATCTCGCGGTGGCGCTGCGGCGCGTGCAGTCGCTCGAACGGCCGGGGATCGGCGCGCGCTCGCTGGCCGAATGCCTGCTGCTGCAACTCGACGACCTGCCGCCCGACACCCCGGCTCTCGCGTGCGCGCGGGCAGTCGTGCAAGACCATCTCGAATGTCTCGCGCGGCGCGAGATGGCCGACCTGCGCCGCCGGCTCGATTGCGATGCGCGCACGCTCGACGCCGCCTGTGCGCTCGTGCGCCGTCTCGATCCGCGTCCGGGCAACCAGTACGGCAGCGTGCGCGGCGAATACGTGGTGCCCGACGTGATCGTGCGGCAGATTCGAGGGGACTGGATCGTGATGGTCAACCCCGATCTGGTTCCGTGCGTGCGCATCCATCGCCGCTACGCGGCCCTGTTCGCGCGCGAGCGCGGCGCACGCGATTCGCTGCTGGGCCAGCAGTTGCAGGAAGCGCACTGGCTGCTCAGGAACGCACGCAAGCGCTTCGATACGATCCAGCGGGTCGGGGCCTGCATCGTCGAGCGGCAGCGGGATTTCTTCCGCCATGGCGAGCGCGCGCTCAAGCCGATGATCCTGCGCGACATCGCCGAGGCGCTCGACCTGCATGAATCGACCGTATCGCGCGCGACCGGCAACAAGTACATGGCGACGCCGCACGGCACTTTCGAATTCAAGTACTTCTTCCCGCGCAAGCTGGAGGCGGTGGGGGCGGGCGTGGGTTCGGCGGCCGCCGCGAAGGCGCTGATCCGTGAGCTGATCGCGGACGAGGCGGCGCGTGCGCCTTGGTCGGATGTGGCGCTGGCGAAGGCGCTCGCGGCGCGCGGCATCGTATTGGCGCGCCGCACCGTGACGAAGTACCGGCAGGCGATGCGGATTCCGGCCGCCGATCTGCGTCGTCGCATGCCGGATTGA
- a CDS encoding DUF4397 domain-containing protein gives MNIRIVAAACIAAAALTACGGDGNDVGTELGLTNPQARFINAVPSGPNLDYYLNGSANATGVAYKGVTRYRDVGSGTQTATYDVSGTTTTIAQQTFSAAKGHHYTTIALPSTSAPISVIDDPYAKGLLSNQARVRGFNASPNAQNIDIYVVPPGTDIGTQSPTVSGAAYQNASPASGQDSVYLNGGTYQVIVTSAGSKTPILTTPPVSLNNNADWLLLTIPAGGIADVTPNDIHVLVAQGNDADTSAQELGPQ, from the coding sequence ATGAACATTCGCATCGTTGCGGCCGCATGCATCGCCGCCGCCGCCCTGACGGCGTGCGGCGGCGACGGAAACGACGTCGGCACCGAGCTGGGCCTGACCAACCCGCAGGCCCGCTTCATCAACGCCGTACCGTCCGGACCGAATCTCGACTACTACCTGAACGGTTCCGCGAACGCGACCGGTGTCGCGTACAAGGGCGTCACGCGCTATCGCGACGTCGGCTCCGGCACGCAGACCGCAACCTACGATGTGTCCGGCACCACGACCACGATCGCACAGCAGACCTTCAGCGCCGCGAAGGGCCACCACTACACGACGATCGCGCTGCCCAGCACGTCCGCGCCGATCTCGGTGATCGACGACCCCTACGCGAAGGGCCTGCTGTCGAACCAGGCGCGCGTGCGCGGCTTCAATGCCTCGCCGAACGCGCAGAACATCGACATCTACGTCGTGCCGCCCGGCACCGACATCGGCACGCAGAGCCCGACCGTCTCCGGCGCGGCCTACCAGAACGCCTCGCCGGCCTCGGGCCAGGATTCGGTCTACCTGAACGGCGGCACCTATCAGGTGATCGTGACCTCGGCGGGCAGCAAGACGCCGATCCTGACCACGCCGCCGGTCTCGCTGAACAACAACGCGGACTGGCTGCTGCTGACGATCCCGGCGGGCGGCATCGCCGACGTCACGCCGAACGACATCCACGTGCTGGTCGCGCAGGGCAACGACGCGGACACGTCCGCGCAGGAACTCGGCCCGCAGTAA